Below is a window of Planctomycetota bacterium DNA.
CGCTCAGATGAAGAATGCTCCGGGGATCCACGAGGACCTTCACCCCCGTGGCCTCATGAACGAACACCTTGTCGTCCGGCCGCGGGGCGTCGAAGTCCATGAAGTACGTCAGGCCCGAGCAGCCGCCGCCCTGCACGCCCAGGCGCAGTCCGGTCGAGGCCGGATCCTTCTTCTCGGCCTCGAGAAGCGCCTTGAGCTTCTCGGCGGCCTTGTCGGAAATGGCGATCTGGCCGGAGAAGCGCGAGGGCGCCTCCTTGGGGGCCACGATCACCTCGGGTCCGGGAGTCCGCGTCGATTCCGTCATGAGGGTGCCTCCTTCACCGCGCCTCTATCTTACTTCGTCGAGGCCGTTTTGCCTTCACTTTTCACGCCCGGGTAGAGGGGGGAGAGCGCCCGCAGTCGGGCGACCGCGTCCCGCAGCAGCTCCCACGTCCGATCCACCTCCTCGGCCGTGGTGAAACGCCCCAGCCCGAAGCGGATCGACGCCCGCGCCAGGGGTTCGTCCACCCCCAGGGCCGCCAGGACGTACGGCGGCTCCAGCTTCGCCGAGGCGCAGGCGCTGCCCGTCGAAACCGCCACCTCGCCGAGGGAGAGAATCAGGCTCTCGCCCTCGACGTACGCGAAGCTCACGTTGAGGTTGCCGGGAAGCCGCCGCTCCAGGCTCCCGTGGAGATACACATGATCGAGGTTGTCGAAGATGTGCCGCCGGAGGCGTTCGCGGAGAGCCAGAATCCGGGGCGCCTCCTCGGGCATCTCCCGCGCCGCCAGCGCGCACGCCCGCCCGAATCCGACGACGAGCGGAACCGGCACCGTCCCGGAGCGCCGCCCGCCTTCGTGCCCCCCGCCGTCCAGGAGCGGCACGAGCTTCACGCGCGGGCGCCGGCGCCGCACGTAGAGCGCCCCGACGCCCTTGGGGCCGTACATCTTGTGCGCCGAAAGGGACGCCAGATCGATCCGCATCGCCTCCACGTCCACCGGCACTTTGCCGGCCGCCTGCGCGAGATCCGAGTGGAAGAGCACCCCCCGCTCCCGGCAGATCCGCCCGATTTCCTCCACCGGCTGAAGCACGCCGATCTCGTTGTGCGCGTACATCACGGAGACGAGCACTGTGCGGTCGGTGATCGCCTCCCGCAGCCGGTCGAGATCCAGAAGCCCGTCCCGCCGGACGGGAAGATACGTCACCCGCGCCCGGCCCGACCGCTCCAGCGCCCGGCACGTCTCCAGGACGGCCGGATGCTCGGTGGCGACGGTCACGATGTGGTCGCCCTTCTCGCGGTACGCCTCGAGCGTTCCCTTGATCGCGAGGTTGTCGCTTTCGGTCGCGCCGCTCGTGAAGACGATCTCCGACGGATCGGCGTGGAGGAGGGACGCCACCTCGGCCCGCGCGGCCTCGACCGCCTCGTGCGCCTCCCGCCCGAAGGCGTGGATCCTGCTGGCGGGGTTGCCGAACTTCTCGGTGAAATAGGGGAGCATCGCCTCGAGGACCCGGGGATCCACGGGCGTGGTCGCGTGGCAATCCAGATAGATGCGCGCCATGGTCTCCTCCCTATCCTAGCGACCGGGAGGATGGAGAGAAAGGGCGGCGTGGCCGGCTACCGCCCGGGAGGCACGCTCGTGACCACAAGCCTCGGTCGGTCCGGCGGCGCCGCGGCTTCGCGCGAGGCCACGAGGATCGCGTCGTCGTGGGTCGGATGCGCGATGAGAAACCCATGGTTCCTTGACGGATCGTCCACCCACGCCTGGACGACCGCCACGCCCTCCGGATTGAGCTTCAGCGAGTACCGGCCGGGCGCGGCGGGCGCCACCCGCCCCAGCACGACGCGCCCCCGATCGGCGGAACCCGCCAGCCCCGGCGCCTGCCAGGGGGTCGCGGAGGTCGCCCGGTTCCAGGTAACCTGCGTCTCGGACCAGTCCCGCCGGACTTCGAAAAGATCGAAGGAACGGCCCGCGCTCGCGTCCAGGACGGTCAGCTCAAGCGCCACGGACAGAACCCGGCTGCCCCGTGGAAGCGCGGCAAGGTCCCAGCGGAGGAGAATCGCCCGGTCGTCGCCGGTCCCCTGTGTGTCCCCGTCCGCGTAGAGCGCTTCCGCGCGGCCGCCGTTCTTTTCCCGCAGCGCCGCCCGCTCCCAGATCTGCGCGTCGCGCGTTCCTTCATAGCGCGGCGTGGGCGCCACCCCGTCCTGGAACGCCGTCGTCACCGCCCGCTCCGATCCCAGCGTCACGTCCGCCCCCGGCGCCGCCACCGCGAAGAACCCCGCCGGCACATCAACCGCCTGGCCGTCCGAAAGACGCGCCAGCCGCACCCGCCCCCTCCGCACTTCGAGGCGCGTGGTTCCCTCCTCGACGAGGAGGCGAAAGGTCGTCCCGACCACCCTCGCTTCCGCGTGAGGCGAAGCGACCACGAGCGGCCGCCCCTCGGGCTGCCGCGCCGCTTCGACCGTGATCGTCCCCCTCTCCAGGATGGCCCTCTTGCCCCGCTCGGGACCCACGTCGAAGATCTCCCGAAGCCGGGTCCCGTCGGGGTAGACCGCGACGGCACGGCCGCCCGGAGCGACCTCCAGCGCCGCGCCCGGCGGAATCGGGCGGCCCCCGGCCGACGGCGCGCCGTCGAGCAGCACTCCCCCTTCCGCCGCCGCAAGCAGGGCCGCCGCAGGGACCGTGACCGGCCGCACGGGCGGCGCCGGAGGAGTCGGCGTCGGCGCCGGGGACGGAACGGGCTCCAGGGGCCGCGGCGGGGGCTTCGGCGCCGGCTCCGATTCCCGGCGCGGCTCCGGCCGGACCGGGAGCTCCGCAGGACGCGGCGGCGCCGGCAGGGGGGTCTCGCGCGGCGGCTCGACCCGCTCTTCGGGCGGCACGGGCTCCGGAGCGCGAACGGTCGGAACCGGCGGCGCGGCCGATCGCGGGCGGGAAGCGATCACCGCCGCGCCGGCCAGCGCTGCAAGCAGTCCCGCCGCCGCCAGGATGGGAACGAGCGGCGAACGGGAAGGCCGGACGGCAAGCAGGCGGCGCGAACGCATCCGCCGGCGCGCCGTCGCCGGGAGCGCGGGGGCCACGTCCTCCTGGAGAACCTCCGGGAGAAGCACCTCCTGCCGGAGCGCCCGCGCGAAGGCCCCCCTTGCGCCCGCGTCCGTCCGAAGGAGGCGCTCCAGCTCGCGCACCTCCTCCTCGGCGAGGTCGCCCTCGAGGTATCCGGCAATCAGCTCGCGGAGGTCCCGCATCAGACGGCTCCCCCCGAAAGGCCCTCGCGAAGCCGGCCGCTGACGCACTCGGCCAGCCGCTGCCGGAGCCGCTTCAGGACGCCCTTCACGCCGTCGGTCGAACGCCCCACCGCGGCGGCGATCGAGGCCAGCGGCGCGTTCTCGAGGTAGCGCAGGGTCAGGATCCGACGGCTCTCGGCCGGCAGGAGGCCCACGCACTCCTTGAGCGCCCCCCGATGCTCCTCCCACGCCTCGGGCTCCTGCTCGAGGAGAACCCCCACGGACTCCAGCGTCTCGGGCGCCAGGGCCAGCGGCCGGCGACCCGTTTTGCGGAGCTCCGCCCA
It encodes the following:
- a CDS encoding iron-sulfur cluster assembly accessory protein, giving the protein MTESTRTPGPEVIVAPKEAPSRFSGQIAISDKAAEKLKALLEAEKKDPASTGLRLGVQGGGCSGLTYFMDFDAPRPDDKVFVHEATGVKVLVDPRSILHLSGSLLDYSEGLMGSGFSIKNPNVKSSCGCGQSFTT
- a CDS encoding IscS subfamily cysteine desulfurase translates to MARIYLDCHATTPVDPRVLEAMLPYFTEKFGNPASRIHAFGREAHEAVEAARAEVASLLHADPSEIVFTSGATESDNLAIKGTLEAYREKGDHIVTVATEHPAVLETCRALERSGRARVTYLPVRRDGLLDLDRLREAITDRTVLVSVMYAHNEIGVLQPVEEIGRICRERGVLFHSDLAQAAGKVPVDVEAMRIDLASLSAHKMYGPKGVGALYVRRRRPRVKLVPLLDGGGHEGGRRSGTVPVPLVVGFGRACALAAREMPEEAPRILALRERLRRHIFDNLDHVYLHGSLERRLPGNLNVSFAYVEGESLILSLGEVAVSTGSACASAKLEPPYVLAALGVDEPLARASIRFGLGRFTTAEEVDRTWELLRDAVARLRALSPLYPGVKSEGKTASTK
- a CDS encoding DNRLRE domain-containing protein, whose translation is MRDLRELIAGYLEGDLAEEEVRELERLLRTDAGARGAFARALRQEVLLPEVLQEDVAPALPATARRRMRSRRLLAVRPSRSPLVPILAAAGLLAALAGAAVIASRPRSAAPPVPTVRAPEPVPPEERVEPPRETPLPAPPRPAELPVRPEPRRESEPAPKPPPRPLEPVPSPAPTPTPPAPPVRPVTVPAAALLAAAEGGVLLDGAPSAGGRPIPPGAALEVAPGGRAVAVYPDGTRLREIFDVGPERGKRAILERGTITVEAARQPEGRPLVVASPHAEARVVGTTFRLLVEEGTTRLEVRRGRVRLARLSDGQAVDVPAGFFAVAAPGADVTLGSERAVTTAFQDGVAPTPRYEGTRDAQIWERAALREKNGGRAEALYADGDTQGTGDDRAILLRWDLAALPRGSRVLSVALELTVLDASAGRSFDLFEVRRDWSETQVTWNRATSATPWQAPGLAGSADRGRVVLGRVAPAAPGRYSLKLNPEGVAVVQAWVDDPSRNHGFLIAHPTHDDAILVASREAAAPPDRPRLVVTSVPPGR
- a CDS encoding sigma-70 family RNA polymerase sigma factor, which codes for MDSEGVVRLLTRERLMIQAFIRALVPDPHLAEDVFQEVFIVALRKHAEFREGSDFGAWVREIARRVSWAELRKTGRRPLALAPETLESVGVLLEQEPEAWEEHRGALKECVGLLPAESRRILTLRYLENAPLASIAAAVGRSTDGVKGVLKRLRQRLAECVSGRLREGLSGGAV